One window of the Candidatus Jettenia sp. genome contains the following:
- a CDS encoding ABC transporter permease subunit, with amino-acid sequence MIGTALAEQTLPSVKIGSKKFTENVILGEITTLLINHGEIPAIHRKQLGSTRVLWSALLNGNIDIYPEYTGTIINEILAERGLAGKIEEALSQRGIRMSKTLGFSNTYAIGMKAETAKRLGITRISDLRNFPNLKFGFTHEFMNRKDGWSGLREYYNLPQLEVLELDHDIAYRGIESDTIQVTDIYSTDADIDYYSLVILKDDLHYFPDYHAVLLYRTEFANRYPNALRAMLQLEGHISESEMIKMNAQAKIKKIPENQIASQFLAKEFGIHPKIHIETITNRLLLRTREHLFLVAISLAGAIILSIPLGILSFKRKKIGQIVLSIVGIIQTIPSLALLVFMIPFLGVGSQPAILALFLYSLLPIVRNTYTGLSNIRPEIRETAQALGLPSLPRLWLVELPLASRSILAGIKTSAVINVGTATLGALIGAGGYGQPILTGIRLDDMSLILQGAIPAALLALLVQGFFDLAERYFVPKGLRISQSP; translated from the coding sequence ATGATAGGAACGGCCCTTGCTGAACAAACCCTTCCCTCAGTAAAAATTGGATCAAAAAAATTTACTGAGAACGTTATTCTCGGTGAAATTACTACCCTTCTGATAAATCACGGAGAAATTCCCGCTATTCATCGCAAACAACTTGGCAGCACCCGAGTACTATGGAGCGCTTTGCTGAATGGAAATATTGATATATATCCGGAGTATACCGGCACGATAATAAACGAGATCCTGGCTGAGAGGGGATTAGCAGGAAAAATAGAAGAAGCACTTTCTCAACGAGGGATTCGGATGAGTAAAACACTGGGATTCAGCAATACATATGCAATTGGGATGAAAGCTGAAACAGCCAAAAGACTGGGAATTACCAGGATTTCTGATTTACGTAATTTCCCGAATTTAAAATTTGGTTTTACCCATGAGTTTATGAACCGCAAGGATGGCTGGAGTGGCCTCAGGGAATATTATAACCTTCCACAGCTCGAAGTATTGGAACTCGATCATGATATTGCATATCGTGGTATTGAGAGTGATACCATTCAAGTAACAGATATATATTCGACCGATGCCGATATTGACTATTATAGCCTTGTCATTCTGAAGGACGATTTACATTATTTCCCTGACTATCATGCCGTTTTACTTTATCGCACAGAATTTGCAAATCGCTATCCTAATGCATTAAGGGCAATGTTACAACTAGAGGGGCATATCTCTGAATCAGAAATGATAAAGATGAATGCTCAGGCAAAGATCAAAAAAATTCCTGAAAATCAAATCGCATCTCAATTTCTAGCGAAAGAATTTGGTATTCATCCAAAAATTCATATCGAAACAATCACCAACCGGCTTCTTTTAAGAACCCGGGAACATCTTTTTCTGGTAGCTATTTCATTAGCAGGCGCAATAATTCTATCAATACCACTCGGAATTCTCTCTTTCAAACGAAAGAAAATAGGCCAAATCGTTCTCAGTATCGTTGGAATTATACAGACAATCCCGTCGTTGGCGCTCCTCGTCTTCATGATACCTTTCCTTGGCGTAGGGAGCCAGCCAGCCATTCTTGCTTTATTTCTGTATAGTTTGCTTCCTATTGTGCGCAACACCTATACAGGATTGAGCAACATCCGACCCGAGATCCGTGAAACGGCTCAAGCATTAGGTTTACCGTCCCTGCCGCGTCTTTGGCTTGTAGAACTCCCTCTTGCTTCCCGATCAATTCTCGCAGGAATTAAAACCTCTGCCGTGATTAATGTAGGAACTGCAACCCTTGGCGCACTTATCGGCGCCGGCGGTTACGGCCAACCCATTCTTACCGGTATCCGCCTGGATGATATGAGTCTTATTTTACAGGGCGCCATACCGGCTGCACTATTAGCGCTTTTAGTCCAGGGCTTCTTTGACTTAGCAGAACGCTATTTTGTGCCAAAAGGACTTCGGATTAGTCAAAGTCCATAG
- a CDS encoding ATP-binding cassette domain-containing protein gives MQTLNSVFEIKGISKIYDSTQALSCIDLSVPSEQTTVVIGPSGCGKSTLLRLMIGLARPDTGKIYFEGTEITPMNALLLRRHMGYVTQTGGLFPHLTARKNVILMANYLGWEKTLIEKRLLTLAELTQFPKDGLQRFPAQLSGGQQQRVALMRALMLNPDVLLLDEPLGALDPITRYDLQNDLKEIFHKLRKSVVLVTHNIEEAKFFGNQMILMQAGRIIQQGTIHEFIETPADPFVTRFIKTHRGPLEIQKGGDV, from the coding sequence GTGCAAACCTTAAATTCCGTTTTTGAGATTAAAGGTATCTCAAAAATTTACGACTCCACACAAGCCTTATCTTGCATCGATTTATCGGTTCCATCAGAACAAACTACCGTAGTTATTGGACCAAGCGGTTGTGGAAAATCTACTCTTTTGCGGCTTATGATTGGACTGGCAAGGCCAGATACTGGCAAGATTTATTTTGAGGGAACAGAAATTACACCAATGAATGCACTCCTATTACGCCGGCACATGGGTTATGTTACGCAAACTGGCGGACTCTTTCCTCATCTAACGGCACGTAAAAATGTAATACTGATGGCAAATTATCTGGGATGGGAAAAAACACTCATAGAGAAGCGTTTACTTACCCTGGCAGAATTGACTCAATTCCCAAAGGACGGACTACAACGTTTCCCTGCGCAACTTTCAGGCGGACAACAGCAGCGGGTAGCGCTCATGCGGGCGTTAATGTTAAATCCTGACGTCCTCCTGTTAGATGAACCATTAGGAGCGCTTGATCCAATTACCCGCTATGACTTACAAAATGATCTAAAAGAAATTTTCCACAAATTAAGGAAAAGTGTAGTGTTAGTTACCCATAACATTGAAGAGGCAAAATTCTTTGGTAATCAAATGATACTGATGCAAGCCGGACGTATCATTCAGCAAGGTACGATTCACGAATTCATTGAAACACCTGCCGATCCCTTCGTAACCCGGTTTATCAAAACACATCGCGGCCCATTGGAGATACAGAAAGGCGGTGATGTCTGA
- a CDS encoding YihY/virulence factor BrkB family protein, whose protein sequence is MDSVNPLVFYNKIKRFISVDIWADVEEPSASRRFFRKLLKVCLLTVREFTDGQWPLKASALTFVSLISLVPFLAFILSISKGLGAEKVLNQKIDDYIIELPGGKMTSSVVRFKQRLLTQIDMLNFADPSSKNKLLNTIESFDAVITLEDKAENQNDFSKEERAEDIPVFSELSPSQNLSVSKEELKTAVENFESELVEAVNSVNFSEEDAKKKLREEVELTTLSVPTNISLNALHYKSQIMHFIEKTSFGYLGAIGLFSLIFIIIRALGTIEMSFNDIWKIKKSRSIFRKFSNYISMLIIIPMLLLASTTITAALTNAKLVAFLNKIWVGEAYLSILKWLLPIAVLWIAFIAAYILVPNTRVKFIPGIIGGLVGGTIFHLLQIFYFRGQASVADYNVIYGAFAAIPFFLLWLQTSWIVILFGAELSFVIQNIKSIKMKGHSIGINYASRELLGLMIMGRIASQFLDGKTEKWSDEHLSEELNVPIGVIQGIILELSDASLVIEIPAKQNVYYMPARDLNSIYVSEVLHAMRSYGEHRVPVKMTHYDKNIIELIGKTRDIIKNNLQFTIKDIILKTDVEKETPPPSSTQ, encoded by the coding sequence ATGGACTCTGTAAATCCTCTGGTATTCTATAACAAAATAAAAAGGTTTATTTCTGTCGATATTTGGGCCGATGTTGAAGAACCTTCTGCCTCAAGACGATTTTTTCGCAAACTCCTGAAGGTCTGTCTCCTTACCGTAAGAGAATTTACTGATGGCCAGTGGCCGTTAAAAGCCTCGGCGCTGACCTTTGTTTCTCTTATCTCGCTTGTGCCCTTTTTGGCTTTTATTCTGTCTATTTCGAAAGGTCTTGGTGCAGAAAAGGTACTGAATCAAAAAATTGATGATTATATTATTGAACTGCCTGGTGGTAAAATGACCTCTTCTGTTGTTCGTTTTAAGCAGAGATTACTTACTCAGATTGATATGTTAAATTTTGCAGATCCGAGTAGCAAAAATAAACTTTTGAATACTATTGAATCTTTCGATGCCGTTATTACTCTTGAAGATAAGGCAGAAAATCAGAACGATTTTTCGAAAGAGGAAAGAGCAGAAGATATACCGGTTTTCAGTGAATTAAGCCCATCTCAGAATCTATCTGTGAGTAAAGAAGAGTTAAAAACTGCCGTTGAAAATTTTGAATCAGAGCTCGTTGAGGCTGTTAATTCGGTAAACTTTAGTGAGGAAGATGCAAAAAAGAAGCTGAGAGAAGAAGTTGAACTTACTACACTCTCCGTCCCCACAAATATCAGTTTAAATGCCTTGCACTACAAGAGCCAAATCATGCACTTTATTGAAAAGACGAGTTTTGGATACCTGGGAGCGATTGGGCTGTTTAGTCTTATTTTTATCATAATCAGGGCATTAGGAACGATTGAAATGTCTTTTAACGACATCTGGAAGATTAAAAAATCTCGTTCAATCTTTCGGAAATTTAGTAACTATATCAGTATGCTGATTATTATTCCCATGCTTCTTCTTGCATCAACGACGATTACTGCCGCTTTAACGAATGCAAAGTTGGTAGCTTTTTTAAACAAGATTTGGGTTGGCGAGGCTTATTTAAGTATTCTTAAGTGGCTCCTTCCGATTGCTGTACTATGGATTGCATTTATTGCTGCCTATATTCTTGTTCCGAATACCAGGGTTAAGTTTATTCCCGGCATAATTGGAGGTTTGGTAGGAGGAACGATATTCCATTTGCTTCAAATTTTCTACTTTAGAGGCCAGGCTAGTGTTGCCGATTATAATGTGATTTATGGGGCGTTTGCAGCGATTCCTTTCTTTCTCTTGTGGCTGCAAACAAGTTGGATAGTTATTCTTTTCGGGGCAGAACTTTCTTTTGTTATCCAAAATATCAAGTCCATTAAGATGAAAGGCCATTCGATTGGAATAAATTATGCATCTCGTGAGCTTTTAGGTCTTATGATTATGGGAAGAATTGCCTCCCAGTTTTTAGATGGAAAAACGGAAAAATGGTCAGATGAGCATTTATCAGAGGAGTTGAATGTTCCTATCGGGGTAATTCAGGGAATTATCCTTGAACTCTCAGACGCCTCTCTGGTTATAGAAATACCTGCTAAACAAAATGTTTACTATATGCCCGCCCGTGATTTAAATTCAATTTATGTAAGTGAAGTCTTACATGCGATGAGGAGCTACGGAGAACATCGTGTACCTGTTAAAATGACGCATTATGATAAAAATATAATAGAACTTATAGGGAAGACCCGGGATATCATAAAAAATAACCTGCAATTTACCATAAAAGATATCATCCTGAAAACCGATGTCGAAAAAGAAACCCCGCCTCCTTCCTCAACTCAATAA
- a CDS encoding DNA-binding protein: MRRLSMLLAVNLTFVTSALVHSAYAYTMKPVEPQRKQTTDTKAQPAQPDTPSLSGKIVETMNSGGYTYLCIEKDGKKTWAAVHEMKVSVGDEISLEPGYEMEGFTSKTLNRTFDKIIFSAGPVGSASPHGHGGMGHGGMGSSEGMGSKGTAVVPQEKIKVEKASGKNAYTVAELHEKRAELDQKNITVKGKVVKVSGGILGKNWIHIQDGTGNPDAGSHDIVVTSKDVPSVGDMVTVEGTVYKDKDFGSGYRYNVIIENASIKK, from the coding sequence ATGAGAAGATTATCGATGTTGTTAGCCGTAAATTTAACTTTTGTAACTTCTGCCTTAGTCCATAGCGCTTATGCCTATACGATGAAGCCTGTTGAGCCACAGCGTAAACAGACTACGGACACGAAAGCTCAGCCAGCTCAGCCAGATACGCCCTCTCTTTCTGGCAAAATCGTTGAGACAATGAATAGTGGCGGTTATACCTATTTGTGTATTGAGAAGGATGGTAAAAAAACATGGGCTGCTGTGCATGAAATGAAAGTATCTGTTGGAGATGAAATTTCTCTTGAGCCTGGATACGAGATGGAGGGTTTTACCAGTAAGACGCTTAACCGGACATTCGATAAGATTATTTTTTCTGCCGGACCTGTCGGGTCGGCTTCACCGCACGGTCATGGAGGAATGGGACATGGTGGAATGGGCAGTAGTGAAGGAATGGGCAGCAAGGGAACGGCAGTTGTTCCTCAGGAAAAAATAAAGGTGGAAAAGGCCTCCGGTAAGAATGCATATACGGTAGCTGAATTGCATGAAAAAAGAGCAGAACTTGACCAGAAAAATATTACGGTTAAGGGTAAGGTTGTTAAGGTTTCAGGTGGGATTCTGGGCAAGAACTGGATACACATTCAGGATGGAACGGGAAATCCTGATGCCGGCAGTCACGATATTGTTGTGACATCCAAGGATGTTCCTTCTGTAGGTGATATGGTGACAGTAGAGGGAACGGTGTATAAGGACAAGGACTTTGGAAGTGGTTATCGATACAATGTGATCATAGAAAATGCAAGTATTAAAAAATGA
- a CDS encoding asparagine synthetase B family protein, with translation MSGIHGFAAHNGVADPTDILNRMLKAIPSPESSVKYHWAAQEGHAGLGTIHPSRTGGSRYFAEDASNGLWCVFDGIIYRDNNDLDREDLIEHDGATLLLEHYLRSGIDCLRKINGSFNVAWWDGKNRRMVLANDKFGQRPLFWGSRNGTLVFASMLARIMATGMLPREIDVEGFADLLSYEYILGEKTLFKDIHILPPASYLTYKDTTVHIEQYWHLDHIQPHGRYDKRRLDELENILKIAVRRSTRPDLNCAIAMTGGLDSRCILAAAANQKLSFFTHTSGQPNSTDVVLAKQLADQTGVRHSFELTDPHALSEWLTPMVLHQGGIMATLHSHTCQILYSHPSFDAVVHGIGGEFIRSFWATPKDLTISNFTTVQKLLKQRMLGKKRPRYLEQLWKQEFRTLGLRAPEEHINTILLGYTSQDPSFASVMDYLYLHERCRKFLNKGILTVRPSVDVYFPYLDHQWIEAVAAIPISERITNRIQIDLIRRLCPQILDFPYAKNLIPLSAPLWKVKAIKYYRGIKQRGYQRLGLTYRGPAEVPTSYYHRWIREEMRNTITDIVYNPKAAFRTYLNWETVETLLNQHFSGKENWETLVAALTVFEISHKLWVAP, from the coding sequence ATGAGTGGTATTCATGGATTTGCAGCGCACAATGGAGTCGCCGATCCTACTGATATACTCAATAGAATGCTCAAAGCTATTCCATCTCCGGAATCATCAGTCAAATATCACTGGGCTGCCCAGGAGGGCCATGCTGGTCTCGGAACGATTCACCCTTCAAGAACTGGTGGATCAAGATACTTCGCCGAAGACGCATCGAATGGTCTATGGTGTGTTTTTGATGGTATCATCTATCGTGATAATAACGATCTTGATAGAGAAGATCTTATTGAGCATGATGGGGCAACTTTATTGCTCGAACACTATCTCAGGTCGGGAATTGATTGCTTAAGAAAAATAAACGGTAGCTTCAATGTAGCATGGTGGGATGGAAAAAACCGCCGCATGGTTTTGGCAAACGATAAATTTGGTCAACGTCCCTTATTCTGGGGTTCGAGGAATGGCACCCTTGTCTTTGCATCAATGCTCGCAAGAATCATGGCAACTGGTATGCTACCCAGGGAAATCGATGTGGAGGGTTTTGCAGATCTTCTCAGCTATGAGTACATCCTTGGTGAAAAAACGCTTTTTAAAGACATCCATATCTTACCACCTGCTAGTTATCTTACGTATAAGGACACCACAGTACATATCGAACAATATTGGCATCTGGATCATATACAACCTCATGGAAGGTACGATAAACGGCGACTGGATGAACTGGAGAATATTCTCAAAATAGCTGTCAGGCGTTCCACCCGACCAGACTTGAACTGCGCTATTGCCATGACAGGCGGACTGGACTCACGATGCATATTGGCGGCGGCTGCCAATCAAAAATTATCATTTTTTACCCATACGAGTGGTCAACCTAACAGCACAGATGTTGTGCTTGCTAAACAACTAGCAGACCAAACGGGAGTGCGACACTCCTTTGAATTGACAGACCCCCACGCATTAAGCGAATGGCTCACTCCTATGGTGCTTCATCAGGGAGGAATAATGGCCACCCTCCATAGTCATACTTGTCAAATCCTTTACTCCCATCCTTCATTTGACGCTGTAGTTCACGGAATTGGCGGAGAATTTATTCGTAGTTTTTGGGCTACTCCGAAGGATCTTACTATCAGTAATTTTACTACCGTACAAAAACTCCTAAAGCAAAGGATGTTGGGTAAAAAAAGACCCCGATATCTGGAACAACTATGGAAACAAGAGTTTCGAACCCTCGGCCTTCGCGCCCCTGAAGAACATATAAATACCATTCTTTTAGGATACACTTCTCAAGATCCTTCTTTTGCATCTGTCATGGATTATCTTTATCTCCACGAGCGCTGCCGAAAATTCCTTAATAAGGGAATCTTAACCGTTCGTCCCAGCGTAGATGTCTATTTTCCTTACTTAGATCATCAATGGATAGAGGCTGTTGCCGCTATTCCTATCTCTGAACGAATAACCAACAGAATACAAATTGATTTGATCAGGAGACTTTGTCCGCAAATCCTGGATTTTCCTTATGCAAAGAATCTTATCCCCTTATCGGCGCCTCTCTGGAAGGTCAAAGCAATAAAATACTATCGGGGAATTAAACAGAGGGGGTATCAACGGCTGGGACTTACCTATCGCGGTCCTGCTGAAGTCCCGACGAGCTACTACCACCGATGGATTCGGGAAGAGATGCGAAATACCATTACCGACATCGTGTACAATCCTAAGGCTGCGTTCCGGACCTATCTCAACTGGGAAACGGTTGAAACCCTTCTGAATCAGCATTTTTCAGGAAAGGAGAACTGGGAAACCCTTGTGGCTGCTCTAACGGTATTTGAGATTTCCCACAAGCTATGGGTAGCTCCATAA
- a CDS encoding DUF1326 domain-containing protein: MHTKYFILVVTIISVLWVDSAIADKKWSMQGVFVEGCSCKAPCPCELIGLSEGCNAVGVVSLSEGNYMGADLAGAKIAYAVAPSEWVRIYVDGKSDEQREAAIELAKGMFSTFGEIESTSSAHIDMSGMDGSYTVRVNDGKLMQLTTEPVLGGDNKTPITHTNIKNKFILVFMQGRTIFGSFHDGERKFELKGGNSYFNNRMESEGTFQ; encoded by the coding sequence ATGCACACAAAATATTTCATTCTTGTAGTAACAATCATTTCTGTACTTTGGGTTGATAGCGCCATTGCCGATAAGAAGTGGAGTATGCAGGGCGTCTTTGTTGAAGGATGTAGTTGCAAGGCTCCATGTCCCTGTGAGCTGATTGGCTTAAGTGAGGGGTGTAATGCTGTTGGTGTGGTATCCTTGAGTGAAGGGAATTATATGGGTGCTGACCTGGCAGGAGCGAAAATCGCCTATGCAGTTGCTCCAAGTGAATGGGTTCGTATCTATGTAGATGGAAAGAGCGACGAGCAGAGAGAAGCGGCCATTGAGTTAGCGAAAGGTATGTTTAGTACTTTTGGAGAGATTGAATCAACAAGTTCAGCGCACATCGACATGTCAGGTATGGATGGCAGTTATACCGTAAGGGTAAATGATGGAAAGCTCATGCAACTTACCACTGAGCCTGTACTTGGCGGAGATAATAAAACTCCAATTACTCACACAAATATCAAAAATAAATTCATTTTAGTATTCATGCAAGGCAGAACCATTTTTGGCAGCTTTCATGATGGAGAAAGGAAATTCGAATTGAAGGGCGGCAATTCGTATTTTAACAATCGTATGGAAAGTGAAGGTACATTTCAATAA